A genomic region of Xanthomonas campestris pv. phormiicola contains the following coding sequences:
- a CDS encoding hemolysin family protein, whose protein sequence is MLELLVVAALVLLNGFFAMSEMSLMTSRKSRLKQMAQSSTRAAKALALAENPENFLSTVQIGITAIGILTGVFGGEAIGEAIAAKLQSLFPALSATFSLIGQPQPYSAVIGKTLAIVLITFLTLIFGELVPKRLALTRSEVIAGFVAVPMGWLALIAAPAVWVLSRSTRLVLRVLGLGNEQSASVTEEEIRMLVAESHEAGVIDSHERDMMNRVMRLGDRTADSLMTPRNRIAWLDANAEAERNFQVMREHEFSRYPVYRGSDQDIAGVLEVKSLVTRMDGNATQLFQSLRETLFVSESTHAMKLLEIFREEQQSMALVVDEYGEIQGLVTISDLMGAVVGRLQSVDNADEDALVVTRADGSLLIDGSLAIEDLRELLGGAELPNAEEGDYNTLAGLCIYYFGRIPHAGEFFDWAGWRIEIVDLDGARVDKLLLSKLQDENSDDITG, encoded by the coding sequence ATGCTTGAACTATTGGTCGTGGCAGCCCTGGTGCTGCTGAACGGCTTCTTCGCGATGTCCGAGATGTCGCTGATGACCTCGCGCAAGAGCCGCCTGAAGCAGATGGCGCAATCCAGCACGCGCGCGGCCAAGGCGCTGGCGCTGGCCGAGAATCCGGAAAACTTCCTGTCCACCGTGCAGATCGGCATCACCGCGATCGGCATCCTGACCGGCGTGTTCGGCGGCGAGGCCATCGGCGAGGCGATCGCGGCCAAGCTGCAGTCGCTGTTCCCGGCGCTGTCGGCCACCTTCAGCCTGATCGGGCAGCCGCAGCCGTATTCGGCGGTGATCGGCAAGACCCTGGCGATCGTGCTGATCACCTTCCTGACGCTGATCTTCGGCGAACTGGTGCCCAAGCGCCTGGCGCTGACCCGCTCGGAAGTCATCGCCGGCTTCGTCGCGGTGCCGATGGGCTGGCTGGCGCTGATCGCCGCGCCGGCGGTGTGGGTGCTGTCGCGCTCGACCCGGCTGGTGCTGCGCGTGCTCGGCCTGGGCAACGAGCAGTCGGCGTCGGTGACCGAAGAGGAGATCCGCATGCTGGTGGCCGAGAGCCACGAGGCCGGCGTGATCGACAGCCACGAGCGCGACATGATGAACCGGGTCATGCGCCTGGGCGACCGCACCGCCGACAGCCTGATGACGCCGCGCAACCGCATCGCCTGGCTCGACGCCAATGCCGAGGCCGAACGCAATTTCCAGGTGATGCGCGAGCACGAGTTCTCGCGCTATCCGGTGTACCGCGGCAGCGACCAGGACATCGCCGGCGTGCTGGAAGTGAAATCGCTGGTCACGCGCATGGACGGCAACGCCACCCAGCTGTTCCAGAGCCTGCGCGAGACCCTGTTCGTCTCCGAATCCACCCACGCGATGAAGCTGCTGGAGATCTTCCGCGAGGAACAGCAGTCGATGGCGCTGGTGGTGGACGAATACGGGGAGATCCAGGGCCTGGTCACGATCAGCGACCTGATGGGCGCGGTGGTCGGGCGCCTGCAGTCGGTGGACAACGCCGACGAGGACGCGCTGGTGGTGACCCGCGCCGACGGCTCGCTGCTGATCGACGGCTCGCTGGCGATCGAGGACCTGCGCGAGCTGCTCGGCGGCGCCGAACTGCCCAACGCCGAGGAAGGCGACTACAACACCCTGGCCGGCCTGTGCATCTACTACTTCGGCCGCATCCCGCACGCCGGCGAGTTCTTCGATTGGGCCGGCTGGCGCATCGAGATCGTCGACCTGGACGGCGCGCGCGTGGACAAGCTGCTGTTGAGCAAGCTGCAGGACGAGAACAGCGATGACATCACCGGGTGA
- a CDS encoding diguanylate cyclase, whose translation MPQRPPLGFIPAPLPADELERLRAVAELGMLDTPPEPVFDDLIWLASQLCDVPIALVTLIDEHRQWFKASRGLDVSETPRELAFCAHALLSPQLLEVPDALQDPRFAGNPLVQGAPHIRFYAGMPLRGSGGHLYGSLGVIDTMPRQLGTAQREGLRRLAAQVTMQLEARRDARIAQTQAQMLSLLLETVPDAVVSCSADGTLSQFNRVARAWHGTDPRALPPAQWAQYFDLFDADGQRLLERERIPLFRAWRGESVRDAEIVVAAAGQPPRSVLCSAERLHDADGQALGAVCVMRDVTVERQATRAALLAGQRFSGAFSAAAHGMALVSLQGGWLEVNDALCAMLGYDRDALLALDFRQLSHPQDVAPDLALAAELVAGQRSGYHLDKRYLRRDGATLWTRQAVSLVRDEHERPLHFVAQIQDVTEQHLAEARLRQSESQLRTIADNAPTLIAYVDSQLCYQFVNKPYADWFAMAPAAIVGRRLPELLDAEHMDRIRPYLQRVLDGEAQHFDTELRDAAGELRVMHSSYVPDDSMAPAPPGFHIMISDITGQTRLARLMEARALRDELTGLPNRMAWNETLRRTLAQPGRRGADQVAVMFLDLNDFKTVNDRFGHHAGDAVLVHFARVLKACLREEDFIARLGGDEFVVLLDQLADARGEAHAAAARVLAAAREGCVVDGQRLPLQPSIGIALQTGPEFDPVLLIQRADEAMYSAKRDPQRRVQIADL comes from the coding sequence ATGCCCCAGCGACCGCCCCTCGGCTTCATTCCCGCGCCGTTGCCTGCCGACGAACTGGAGCGGCTGCGCGCGGTGGCCGAACTGGGCATGCTGGACACGCCGCCGGAGCCGGTGTTCGACGACCTGATCTGGCTGGCCAGCCAACTGTGCGACGTGCCGATCGCCTTGGTCACACTGATCGACGAACACCGCCAGTGGTTCAAGGCCAGCCGCGGCCTGGACGTGTCGGAGACGCCGCGCGAGCTGGCGTTCTGCGCGCATGCGCTGCTGTCGCCGCAACTGCTGGAGGTGCCGGATGCGCTGCAGGATCCGCGCTTCGCCGGCAACCCGCTGGTGCAGGGAGCGCCGCATATCCGTTTTTATGCGGGCATGCCGCTGCGCGGCAGCGGCGGCCATCTCTACGGCAGCCTGGGCGTGATCGACACCATGCCGCGGCAGCTGGGCACGGCACAGCGCGAGGGCCTGCGGCGCCTGGCCGCGCAGGTGACGATGCAGCTGGAGGCGCGCCGCGACGCGCGCATCGCCCAGACCCAGGCGCAGATGCTGAGCCTGCTGCTGGAAACGGTGCCCGACGCGGTCGTGTCGTGTTCTGCCGACGGCACGCTGTCCCAGTTCAACCGGGTCGCGCGCGCCTGGCACGGCACCGATCCGCGCGCGTTGCCGCCGGCGCAGTGGGCGCAGTATTTCGACCTGTTCGACGCGGACGGCCAGCGCCTGCTCGAGCGCGAACGGATCCCGCTGTTCCGCGCCTGGCGCGGCGAATCGGTGCGCGATGCGGAAATCGTCGTCGCCGCCGCCGGACAGCCGCCGCGCAGCGTGCTGTGCAGCGCCGAGCGGCTGCACGACGCCGACGGCCAGGCGCTGGGCGCGGTCTGCGTGATGCGCGACGTCACCGTCGAGCGCCAGGCCACGCGCGCCGCGCTGCTGGCCGGACAGCGCTTCTCCGGCGCGTTCTCGGCGGCGGCGCACGGCATGGCGCTGGTGTCGCTGCAGGGCGGCTGGCTCGAGGTCAACGACGCCCTGTGCGCGATGCTGGGCTACGACCGCGACGCGCTGCTGGCGCTGGATTTCCGCCAGCTCAGCCATCCGCAGGATGTCGCCCCGGACCTGGCGCTGGCGGCCGAACTGGTGGCCGGGCAACGCAGCGGCTATCACCTGGACAAGCGCTACCTGCGCCGCGACGGCGCCACGCTGTGGACGCGCCAGGCGGTGTCGCTGGTGCGCGACGAACACGAGCGGCCGCTGCATTTCGTGGCGCAGATCCAGGACGTCACCGAGCAGCACCTGGCCGAGGCGCGCCTGCGCCAGAGCGAATCGCAGCTGCGCACCATCGCCGACAACGCGCCGACCCTGATCGCCTACGTCGACAGCCAATTGTGCTATCAGTTCGTCAACAAGCCCTATGCGGACTGGTTCGCGATGGCGCCGGCGGCGATCGTCGGCCGGCGCCTGCCGGAGCTGCTGGATGCCGAGCACATGGACAGGATCCGGCCATATCTGCAGCGGGTGCTGGACGGCGAGGCGCAGCACTTCGATACGGAATTGCGCGATGCGGCCGGCGAACTGCGGGTCATGCACTCCAGCTACGTGCCCGACGATTCCATGGCGCCGGCGCCCCCCGGCTTCCACATCATGATCAGCGACATCACCGGGCAGACGCGACTGGCGCGGCTGATGGAAGCGCGCGCGCTGCGCGACGAACTGACCGGGCTGCCGAACCGCATGGCGTGGAACGAGACGTTGCGCCGGACCCTGGCCCAGCCCGGCCGCCGCGGTGCCGACCAGGTGGCGGTGATGTTCCTGGACCTCAACGATTTCAAGACGGTCAACGACCGTTTCGGCCATCACGCCGGCGACGCGGTGCTGGTGCATTTCGCGCGAGTGCTCAAGGCCTGCCTGCGCGAGGAGGATTTCATCGCGCGCCTGGGCGGCGACGAGTTCGTGGTGCTGCTGGACCAGCTGGCCGACGCCCGCGGCGAAGCGCACGCGGCGGCGGCGCGGGTGCTGGCCGCCGCGCGCGAGGGTTGCGTGGTCGACGGGCAGCGCCTGCCGTTGCAGCCCAGCATCGGCATCGCGCTGCAGACCGGCCCGGAATTCGACCCGGTCCTGCTGATCCAGCGTGCCGACGAGGCCATGTACAGCGCCAAGCGCGATCCGCAGCGGCGCGTGCAGATCGCCGACCTCTGA
- a CDS encoding LLM class flavin-dependent oxidoreductase: MLPISLLDLAPVCEGSDTTQAFANMLDLAQHAERWGYHRYWLAEHHNMPGIASAATAVLIGHVAGGTRRIRVGAGGIMLPNHAPLQVAEQFGTLASLYPGRIDLGLGRAPGTDQPTARALRRYFDSADQFPQDVAELLRYFEPAEPGQLVRAVPGAGIEVPVWLLGSSLFSARLAAALGLPFAFASHFAPDAMDEALAVYRREFRPSARLRDPYAVLALNVVGAESTDAARRLFTTQQQSFVNLRRGRPGLIPPPIDDIEAFWQPHEKAGVERALACTVLGDAAEVARGMAEFVARHRPDELLLTANIHDHAARLRSFAIAAEAWTQAAAA; encoded by the coding sequence ATGTTGCCGATCTCCCTCCTCGATCTCGCCCCGGTCTGCGAAGGCAGCGACACCACCCAGGCCTTCGCCAACATGCTGGACCTGGCGCAGCACGCCGAGCGCTGGGGCTACCACCGCTACTGGCTGGCCGAGCACCACAACATGCCCGGCATCGCCAGCGCTGCCACCGCCGTGCTGATCGGGCACGTGGCCGGCGGCACGCGCCGGATCCGGGTCGGCGCCGGCGGCATCATGCTGCCCAACCATGCGCCGCTGCAGGTGGCCGAGCAGTTCGGCACCCTGGCCTCGCTGTATCCCGGGCGCATCGACCTGGGCCTGGGCCGCGCGCCCGGCACCGACCAGCCCACCGCGCGCGCCTTGCGCCGCTATTTCGACAGTGCCGACCAGTTCCCGCAGGACGTGGCCGAACTGCTGCGCTATTTCGAGCCGGCCGAACCCGGCCAGCTGGTGCGCGCGGTGCCGGGCGCCGGCATCGAGGTGCCGGTGTGGCTGCTCGGCTCCAGCCTGTTCAGCGCGCGCCTGGCGGCGGCGCTGGGACTGCCGTTCGCGTTCGCCTCGCACTTCGCCCCGGATGCGATGGACGAGGCGCTGGCGGTCTACCGGCGCGAGTTCCGTCCGTCGGCGCGATTGCGCGATCCGTACGCGGTGCTGGCGCTGAACGTGGTCGGCGCCGAGTCCACCGACGCGGCACGGCGCCTGTTCACCACCCAGCAGCAGAGTTTCGTCAACCTGCGCCGCGGCCGCCCGGGGCTGATCCCGCCGCCGATCGACGACATCGAGGCGTTCTGGCAGCCGCACGAGAAGGCCGGGGTGGAGCGCGCGCTGGCCTGCACCGTGCTTGGCGATGCGGCCGAGGTCGCGCGCGGCATGGCCGAGTTCGTCGCCCGCCATCGCCCCGACGAACTGCTGCTGACCGCCAACATCCACGATCACGCGGCGCGGCTGCGCTCGTTCGCGATCGCTGCCGAGGCCTGGACCCAGGCGGCGGCTGCGTAG
- a CDS encoding serine hydrolase — protein sequence MRLLTLLALGVVSCNIAGAAPPASSAQMRRVETGLLPAVVVQDQAATTLSLREQMDALHVPGVSIAVIHGGRVDWAKGYGVTAADGAPVDARTLFQAGSVSKPVAAMAALKLVQDKRLAPDAPVNALLKTWKLPDSVYTRDHPVTLRQLLSHSAGTSVHGFDGYAQGAAVPTLQQVLDGQAPANSAPVVVDAPVGERYRYSGGGYTVMQQLLIDVGGKPFPDLLRDSVLAPLRMEASGYTQPLPAAVLARAAQPHDAMGQPIAGGAHVYPELAAAGLWSNAEDLARYALELCAASAGHGRVLSAASVRDMLTPVRGDYGLGLQIGGHGARRYAYHDGSNAGYKATLVVYPDRCDGAVVLSNGDQGYQLGLEIVRAVAAAYDWPDFRPIQRQAASVDIAVLRRFVGRFAIPELGTFDIREAAGGLQVELRKDQAYPLIPSSEHAFFLSAQDIVIRFDAGQADLGTIDAGSFHAPFRRVPADSAR from the coding sequence ATGCGCCTGCTGACCCTTCTCGCACTCGGTGTGGTGAGCTGCAACATCGCCGGCGCCGCGCCGCCGGCGTCCTCCGCGCAGATGCGGCGGGTGGAAACCGGCCTGTTGCCGGCCGTCGTGGTGCAGGACCAGGCCGCCACGACGCTGTCGCTGCGCGAGCAGATGGACGCCTTGCACGTGCCGGGCGTGTCGATCGCGGTGATCCACGGCGGCCGCGTCGACTGGGCCAAGGGGTACGGCGTCACCGCCGCCGACGGTGCCCCGGTCGACGCCAGGACCCTGTTCCAGGCCGGCTCGGTGAGCAAGCCGGTCGCGGCGATGGCGGCCTTGAAGCTGGTCCAGGACAAGCGCCTGGCGCCGGATGCGCCGGTCAACGCGCTGCTGAAGACCTGGAAGCTGCCCGACTCCGTCTACACCCGCGATCATCCGGTCACGCTGCGGCAACTGCTGTCGCACAGCGCCGGCACCAGCGTGCACGGCTTCGACGGCTATGCCCAGGGCGCGGCGGTCCCGACCCTGCAGCAGGTGCTCGACGGCCAGGCGCCGGCCAACTCGGCGCCGGTGGTGGTGGATGCGCCGGTCGGCGAACGCTACCGCTATTCGGGAGGCGGCTATACGGTCATGCAGCAGTTGCTGATCGACGTCGGCGGCAAGCCGTTCCCCGACCTGCTCCGTGACAGCGTGCTGGCGCCGCTGCGGATGGAGGCCAGCGGCTATACGCAACCCTTGCCGGCGGCGGTGCTGGCCAGGGCGGCGCAACCGCACGACGCCATGGGCCAGCCCATCGCAGGCGGCGCGCATGTCTATCCGGAACTGGCCGCCGCAGGGCTGTGGAGCAATGCCGAGGACCTGGCGCGCTATGCGCTGGAGCTGTGCGCGGCCAGCGCCGGACATGGCCGCGTGCTGTCCGCGGCCAGCGTGCGCGACATGCTGACCCCGGTGCGCGGCGACTACGGGCTGGGACTGCAGATCGGCGGGCACGGCGCGCGCCGCTACGCCTATCACGATGGTTCCAATGCCGGCTACAAGGCCACCCTGGTCGTCTATCCCGACCGCTGCGACGGCGCGGTGGTGCTGAGCAACGGCGACCAGGGCTACCAATTGGGCCTGGAAATCGTCCGCGCCGTCGCCGCAGCCTACGACTGGCCCGACTTCCGGCCGATCCAGCGCCAGGCCGCCAGCGTGGACATCGCCGTGCTGCGCCGCTTCGTCGGCCGCTTCGCCATTCCCGAGCTGGGCACGTTCGACATCCGCGAAGCGGCTGGCGGCCTGCAGGTCGAACTGCGCAAGGACCAGGCCTACCCGCTGATTCCCTCGTCGGAGCATGCGTTCTTCCTCAGCGCGCAGGACATCGTGATCCGCTTCGACGCCGGCCAGGCCGACCTGGGCACGATCGACGCCGGAAGCTTTCATGCGCCGTTCCGCCGGGTGCCGGCCGACAGCGCACGCTGA
- a CDS encoding exopolysaccharide biosynthesis protein → MTSPGETPGTDEAHGYSAEGIRTLLDTFLLGDPDEQLRLRTILADLQHSAFGVFLFVAILPAFLPVPGLAGGLSGPLVTLIGAQMLIGLRKPWLPRFIGERGPRRRTMQRFVGRIAPWLRRLDKLLKPRLPALVETLPARAFSGLLLVVLGILLSLPIPFTNYAFGAMLLLFSLALLERDGGLMLVSWLGGIAVAVGLGLASDQVVDLSREWMRRL, encoded by the coding sequence ATGACATCACCGGGTGAGACACCCGGCACGGACGAGGCTCACGGCTACAGCGCCGAAGGCATCCGCACCCTGCTCGACACCTTCCTGCTCGGCGATCCGGACGAGCAGCTGCGACTGCGCACGATCCTGGCCGATCTGCAGCACAGCGCGTTCGGGGTGTTCCTGTTCGTGGCGATCCTGCCGGCGTTCCTGCCGGTGCCAGGCCTGGCCGGCGGCCTCAGCGGGCCGCTGGTGACGCTGATCGGCGCACAGATGCTGATCGGCCTGCGCAAGCCCTGGCTGCCGCGCTTCATCGGCGAACGCGGCCCGCGCCGGCGCACCATGCAGCGCTTCGTCGGGCGCATCGCGCCGTGGCTGCGGCGGCTGGACAAGCTGCTCAAGCCGCGCCTGCCGGCGCTGGTCGAGACGCTGCCGGCACGCGCCTTCAGCGGCCTGTTGCTGGTGGTGCTGGGGATCCTGCTGTCGCTGCCGATTCCTTTCACCAACTATGCGTTCGGCGCGATGCTGCTGCTGTTCTCGCTGGCCCTGCTGGAACGCGACGGCGGCCTGATGCTGGTCTCGTGGCTGGGCGGCATCGCGGTGGCGGTGGGACTGGGCCTGGCCTCGGACCAGGTGGTGGACCTGAGCCGCGAGTGGATGCGCAGGCTGTAG
- a CDS encoding SDR family oxidoreductase, with product MPLIPPVSTALALPLQDRVVLVTGGAQGIGRGVVQAVLGAGGRVAFGDLDAEAGRACVAELDAGDRVLFRRLDVAAEASVRRFVDAALARFGRLDGLVNNAGVADPHSGPLERLALREWKRRLDASLGGAFLCSKHALPALRASAGGGAIVNIASTRAHQSEPDSEAYAAAKGGLLAFTHALAISAGPALRVNCISPGWIATDAWRKPSARRKPALSRQDHAQHPAGRVGTPQDIGALAVYLLSNDAGFVTGQDFVVDGGMTRKMQYA from the coding sequence ATGCCCCTGATCCCACCAGTCTCCACCGCCCTCGCCCTGCCCCTGCAAGACCGCGTGGTGCTGGTCACCGGCGGCGCGCAAGGGATCGGCCGCGGCGTGGTGCAGGCGGTGCTGGGCGCCGGCGGCCGGGTCGCGTTCGGCGATCTGGACGCCGAGGCCGGGCGCGCCTGCGTCGCCGAACTCGATGCCGGCGACCGGGTGCTGTTCCGGCGCCTGGACGTGGCCGCCGAGGCCAGCGTGCGCCGCTTCGTCGACGCCGCGCTGGCGCGCTTCGGCCGCCTCGACGGCCTGGTCAACAATGCCGGCGTCGCCGATCCGCACAGCGGCCCGCTGGAGCGGCTGGCGCTGCGCGAATGGAAGCGGCGCCTGGACGCGAGCCTGGGCGGCGCCTTCCTGTGCAGCAAGCACGCGCTGCCGGCACTGCGCGCCAGCGCCGGCGGCGGCGCGATCGTCAATATCGCCTCGACCCGCGCCCACCAATCCGAACCCGACAGCGAAGCCTATGCGGCGGCGAAAGGCGGCCTGCTCGCCTTCACCCATGCGCTGGCGATCAGCGCCGGGCCGGCGCTGCGGGTCAACTGCATCAGCCCGGGCTGGATCGCCACCGATGCCTGGCGCAAGCCCAGTGCGCGGCGCAAGCCGGCGCTGTCGCGGCAGGACCATGCGCAGCATCCGGCCGGGCGGGTCGGCACGCCGCAGGATATCGGCGCGTTGGCGGTGTACCTGCTGTCGAACGATGCCGGCTTCGTCACCGGCCAGGACTTCGTGGTCGATGGCGGGATGACGCGCAAGATGCAGTACGCCTGA
- a CDS encoding sulfurtransferase gives MIANTAAYHFVAIADPDALAARLQDWAQAGALRGTILVAGEGINLFLAGAAEAIDDFYAQLRADPRFAALRVKTSRSAQQPFARLKTKVKPEIISFRRDAASPLAAERAPAVAPATLQRWLRQGHDDSGRRVVLLDTRNAQEVEYGSFAGALTLPIVKFTELPEALAPHRAELADATVVSFCTGGIRCEKAALWMRADGMHNVLQLDGGILGYFEQVGGEGYAGRCFVFDERVALDPQLRPLVDVAEVGIGESGLGIGQSGLPRN, from the coding sequence ATGATCGCCAACACCGCTGCCTACCATTTCGTCGCCATCGCCGATCCCGACGCGCTCGCCGCGCGGTTGCAGGACTGGGCGCAGGCCGGCGCGTTGCGCGGCACCATCCTGGTCGCGGGCGAGGGCATCAACCTGTTCCTGGCCGGCGCGGCGGAGGCGATCGACGATTTCTACGCGCAACTGCGTGCCGACCCGCGCTTCGCCGCGCTGCGGGTCAAGACCAGCCGCAGCGCGCAGCAACCGTTCGCGCGGCTGAAGACCAAGGTCAAGCCGGAGATCATCAGTTTCCGCCGCGATGCCGCCTCGCCGCTGGCCGCCGAACGCGCCCCGGCGGTGGCGCCGGCCACGCTGCAGCGCTGGCTGCGCCAGGGCCACGACGACAGCGGCCGCCGCGTGGTGCTGCTGGACACGCGCAACGCCCAGGAAGTGGAGTACGGCAGCTTCGCCGGCGCGCTGACCCTGCCGATCGTCAAGTTCACCGAGCTGCCCGAGGCGCTGGCGCCGCATCGCGCCGAGCTGGCCGACGCCACCGTGGTCAGCTTCTGCACCGGCGGCATCCGCTGCGAGAAGGCGGCGCTGTGGATGCGCGCCGACGGCATGCACAACGTGCTGCAGCTGGACGGCGGCATCCTCGGCTATTTCGAGCAAGTGGGCGGCGAGGGCTACGCCGGCCGCTGCTTCGTGTTCGACGAACGCGTGGCGCTGGACCCGCAGCTGCGGCCGCTGGTGGATGTTGCTGAGGTGGGGATTGGGGAGTCGGGATTGGGGATTGGCCAAAGCGGGCTGCCCCGCAACTGA
- a CDS encoding TIGR03862 family flavoprotein — translation MSASKLAAAVRGRIAIVGGGPAGLIAAETARAAGAEVDVYEGKGSVGRKFLIAGKGGLNLTHSDPFALFVSRYRERAAQVGDWLADFDADALRAWAQAQGVETYVGSSGRVFPLDRKAAPLLRGWVRRLKDAGVRFHVQQRWLGWDRDGALRFAGADGERLVHADACVLALGGGSWPQLGSDGAWQDTLRARGVDLAPLQPANCGFDIAWSAHFRQRHAGAPLKPVIAHWRDAQGCEHALQGECVVGEHGIEGSLVYALAAELREAIAAHGATTLWLDLAPGRELARLQAKLGKPRGGRSFGEHLRRQAGIDGVKAALLFEILGKQAGDDPARAAATLKRLPLTLLRPRPLAEAISSAGGVRLEALDPALMLRALPGTFCAGEMLDWEAPTGGYLLSACFASGLRAGRGAVAWLQRTTG, via the coding sequence ATGTCCGCCAGCAAGCTTGCCGCCGCCGTGCGCGGCCGCATCGCCATCGTCGGCGGCGGCCCCGCCGGGCTGATCGCCGCCGAGACCGCGCGCGCGGCCGGTGCCGAGGTCGACGTGTACGAGGGCAAGGGCTCGGTCGGGCGCAAGTTCCTGATCGCCGGCAAGGGCGGGCTCAACCTGACCCACTCCGATCCGTTCGCGCTGTTCGTGTCGCGCTACCGCGAGCGTGCCGCGCAGGTCGGCGACTGGCTGGCCGACTTCGATGCAGACGCGCTACGCGCCTGGGCGCAGGCGCAGGGCGTGGAAACCTACGTCGGCAGTTCCGGCCGCGTGTTCCCGCTGGACCGCAAGGCCGCGCCGCTGCTGCGCGGCTGGGTGCGGCGACTGAAGGACGCCGGAGTGCGCTTCCACGTGCAGCAGCGCTGGCTGGGCTGGGACCGCGACGGCGCGCTGCGCTTCGCCGGCGCCGACGGCGAGCGCCTGGTGCATGCCGATGCCTGCGTGCTGGCGCTGGGCGGCGGCAGCTGGCCGCAATTGGGGTCCGACGGCGCCTGGCAGGACACGCTGCGCGCGCGCGGCGTCGACCTCGCGCCGCTGCAGCCGGCCAACTGCGGCTTCGACATCGCCTGGAGCGCGCATTTCCGGCAACGCCATGCCGGCGCGCCGCTGAAACCGGTGATCGCGCACTGGCGCGATGCGCAGGGATGCGAACACGCCCTGCAGGGCGAATGCGTGGTCGGCGAGCACGGCATCGAAGGCAGCCTGGTGTATGCGCTGGCGGCGGAGCTGCGCGAGGCCATCGCCGCGCACGGCGCGACCACGCTGTGGCTGGACCTGGCGCCGGGGCGCGAGCTGGCGCGGCTGCAGGCCAAACTGGGCAAGCCGCGCGGCGGGCGCAGCTTCGGCGAGCACCTGCGCCGCCAGGCCGGCATCGACGGGGTCAAGGCGGCGCTGCTGTTCGAGATCCTGGGCAAGCAGGCCGGCGACGATCCGGCGCGTGCGGCGGCCACGCTGAAACGGCTGCCCTTGACCCTGCTGCGCCCGCGTCCGCTGGCCGAGGCGATCAGCAGCGCCGGCGGCGTGCGCCTGGAAGCGCTGGACCCGGCGCTGATGCTGCGCGCCCTGCCCGGCACCTTCTGCGCCGGCGAAATGCTCGACTGGGAAGCGCCGACCGGCGGCTACCTGCTCAGCGCCTGCTTCGCCAGCGGCCTGCGCGCCGGGCGTGGCGCGGTGGCGTGGCTGCAACGGACGACGGGCTGA
- a CDS encoding DUF6164 family protein: MAKLLLNLRHVPDDELAEVRALLDAARIDYYETRPGTFGISAGGVWLREDAEQARAKALLADYQAQRGERARAERAAALRDGSAETFATLLRRRPLFVLATLLGMLLIASLVLLPFFLLRG, encoded by the coding sequence ATGGCCAAACTGCTGCTCAACCTGCGCCACGTGCCCGACGACGAGCTCGCCGAGGTGCGTGCGCTGCTCGATGCCGCGCGCATCGACTACTACGAGACCCGCCCCGGCACCTTCGGCATTTCCGCCGGCGGCGTGTGGCTGCGCGAGGACGCCGAGCAGGCGCGGGCCAAGGCGCTGCTGGCCGACTACCAGGCGCAGCGCGGCGAACGCGCCCGCGCCGAGCGTGCCGCGGCGCTGCGCGACGGCAGCGCCGAGACCTTCGCCACGCTGCTGCGGCGGCGTCCGCTGTTCGTGCTGGCGACGCTGCTGGGCATGCTGCTGATCGCCTCGCTGGTGCTGCTGCCGTTCTTCCTGCTGCGCGGCTGA
- a CDS encoding FKBP-type peptidyl-prolyl cis-trans isomerase: protein MRRALLLLSLSLPAWLLSGCTPPGPPPGGSIATFQMIDEQVGSGAEARPGNQVTVHYTGWLYDETAKDQHGEKFDASADHGQPFSFTLGGGQVIRGWDEGVAGMRVGGKRKLMLPSEYGYGASGAGGVIPPNASLVFEVELLDVKPR, encoded by the coding sequence ATGCGCCGTGCCCTGTTGCTGTTGAGCCTGTCGTTGCCGGCCTGGCTGTTGAGCGGCTGCACGCCGCCGGGTCCGCCGCCGGGCGGAAGCATCGCCACGTTCCAGATGATCGACGAGCAGGTCGGCAGCGGCGCCGAGGCGCGGCCCGGCAACCAGGTGACCGTGCACTACACCGGCTGGCTGTACGACGAGACCGCCAAGGACCAGCATGGCGAGAAGTTCGACGCCTCGGCCGACCACGGCCAGCCTTTCAGCTTCACCCTTGGCGGCGGCCAGGTGATCCGCGGCTGGGACGAAGGCGTGGCCGGCATGCGCGTGGGCGGCAAGCGCAAACTGATGCTCCCGTCGGAATACGGCTACGGCGCCAGTGGCGCCGGCGGGGTGATTCCGCCGAACGCCTCGCTGGTGTTCGAGGTGGAACTGCTCGACGTCAAGCCGCGTTGA